In Saccharomyces paradoxus chromosome IV, complete sequence, the DNA window ATTATAGAGGAAACATTTTCTGTAGAAACTGATGATTATGGTGAACATAAAATTATCGATTTGATTGAGGGAGGTAAGGATATAATAGTTACAGAAGCCAATAAACAGGATTACGTCAAAAAAGTTGTTGAATATAAACTTCAGACATCTGTTAAGGAACAAATGGATAACTTTTTAGTGGGTTTCTATGCCCTTATATCCAAAGACCTTATTACAATATTTGATGAGCAGGAATTGGAGTTACTGATCAGTGGTTTACCTGATATTGATGTTGATGACTGGAAAAACAATACCACCTATGTTAATTACACTGCAACCTGTAAGGAAGTCAGCTACTTTTGGAGGGCGGTTAGATCATTCGATGCTGAAGAACGTGCCAAATTGTTGCAGTTTGTTACCGGTACTAGTAAAGTACCTCTAAATGGATTTAAGGAACTAAGCGGTGTTAATGGTGTTTGCAAATTTTCTATCCATCGTGATTTTGGTTCGTCAGAAAGGCTTCCATCATCACATACCTGTTTCAATCAATTGAATTTACCCCCCTATGAATCATATGAGACATTGCGTGGTTCCCTGTTATTGGCGATTAACGAAGGGCATGAAGGGTTTGGACTTGCCTGATCATTTTTGCGTGGAGTTATGTAGGGCTATATAGCTATGTATTTTAgaacttttttatttacacCTTTAATCATACGtgcccaaaaaaaaggtaagaAAAGATTGTCCAGGTAATCTTAACGAAACTAGTACATATTTCGGGTGCTTTTCgttctctttttctgttgCAGACAAtctttttgcttttcttgaaaaacatTGATATAAGAGAAAGTGAATGATTcgtaaatgaaaaaatacttaTACAACTGTATTTAAACGGTGGCTAgttataatattttatagAGAGATATAGGTAGAATACAtccattcaaaaaaaaaaaagtctatGAAAACAAATTACAAAATTAACGTCACTTATCACATTAGAAACtagaaaacgaaaagaaaacaaaagaaagtaaataaaaagtagTTCGAAAAGTGAGATAAGGTCACTCTTTCCACTCCAAACATGTCATGATCtctccattttcttcaagaagATATAATTCTATATTGTCAGATTGTTCTTTCATGATTTTCTCTTTCGTTTGAGTCCACAAATTATTCTGTTCTTTTATGTTTGATATATCGCTCAGTAGAATAGTTCTCAATTGAACTGTCGTTAAAAAAGGttcttcatctttattcttcttcacatCTTTTAGTTTATCAGTTGCATCCtttaccaatttttcaattatcTGTTCTCCTTGAACGTAATTGTCAAGAGTtgattgtatttttttgataaaaaaaaggataccTAGGGTGATTAATATAGGACCACCATATTTCTTTACGTACTCCTGAATATTCCCTTCCAAATGGCATTGCAATCTAACCCATTTTTTGGAAGTTGAACGATAAACATAGTTAGTTTTATTTGGCTCAAAATGCCTCCTTTTTTCGtctgtttcaaaatctaaagGCAGCCAAACGatttcatctttattttttaatatttcgAGCACATTTTCCCAGTGCTCTTTGAATTCCCTCTGGCTTTCCCATGAAGGTCTGGACTGAGAGAATATATCATATAACTTGGTTTCTGTTTCACCACTAGCAAAAAGGTTCTCTCCTTCGCCACATTCAACTTTTgcattcttctttcttagaTATTCGTTTACTTTCCAAACCAGCTCATCAacctctttttctttactttcATCTTTGACACaatatttggaaaaggGAATAATACCATATGTTTCTAAAATAGAGCTTCTAAGCTCATAGCCCGGTTCACACTCAACATTCATAAAAGAAGAGCATATTCCGTGCTCAGGACATTTGAGGCAATTTGGTCGATATGCTTGTAACAATGAGTCTACCCTTTCAGTCTGAGGAAAAGCTGGAATTGCAAGAGGTTTCATGGGTTTTTCATGACCGCAGTATCCTATTCGAATTCTCTGTTCTCGATACCAAAGGCCAAAGAGGATAGGCAATATGattgaaaggaaaagggCAGCGTTCCATAGCCAAATAAAGACATGTGCAAGAAATGGTCTCATAATATCTATGCCTCTTTTAGTTTTGTTTGCAATGAAGTGTCTGGTGCGACCTTTGGGACTTGGTTTATTTATCTTTGACGATATCTTCTTCGAGCCTTGTTCGTCCTGATCATCAGAAGTTTGTAATGTTTTTATCAGCTCTTCCTTTACTTCCTTTGACTCGGGTTGAGCTTTGACATTAGTATTCTCTATCAGCTCACTTCTATTTCTTGTCTCTGCCTCACTTGAAGTACCAACGGGTCCTTCTGTTTCGATTCTAATAGATGATAAATTCTTGGACTTTATAGAATGATCATAGCTCTCGGTGGCCGCACTAGCCAACTCTTTATTCAGTTGAGCTAAGAATTCGTTTGATACTTTTAAATTAGGCAATTCTGGTTTTGTAAACTCTCCAGTTCTTAGCTTTTCATCTGAAAAATCTTCCTTGTTACGGTATCCTCCAGTATCTAGTtcacaagaagaagcaacAGAAGTTGCTTCCCCTTCTGACTTAGATTTTGGAGGAGACTCTAATGGTTTACTGGCCTTACtagatcttttttttcttttctttttaggagatttttcttctttcatttgAATCGTCGCTACATTCTCTGTACTActttgtttcctttttctcttgttggtttcaacattttcaaCCTTGACAGTTTTACTAGCACCAGAACTTGATTCAAGctttttattcttcaaTGTCTTCTTACGATCCGCATTCTTTGCTTCAGATTTCACAGTCCTCTGAATGATACCTTTAACATTTGAGGTCTCGGATGAAGATTGAAGACGGTGCCTcaccttttcttcaaacaaTTTCACCAAGACAGGCTTTCTAGCGTTGGCCGGAAATGCAACGTCATTTTCTACCAAAACTCTTCTTAATTGGCTTACCTTCAGCGTTTTTGGGTCAAGGTCTTTGCGATCCATTATTGATTAAACAAAGATTGAAGACTTCCTTTCTACTACTATGTCCCTGTTAAACTTCGTCTTATCGTTTCCTTACCAGTTGAAGcctctctttttttttcaaacttgttTATCTCTTACAGTTTATGGAGGGACGATCAAGAAAATACGTATGCCATCTCTTCCCCTCCGcatacagaatatacttAATACATAGATAATATAAGAGCATCCGCGGATTATAGCACGGACTCCGTCCCTGAAGATGTATTGCTTAAATAGTTACAGTACTATTTAGTAAACAGGACCACTATCATCACCAGAGGCTCGCAATGTCGCCAGGTATTCTCCTCTTGATATCTTATCTTCAATGGCCTGGATGGTGTAATCACTAAGTGTTTCTTCATAGGGACCCAGTATTTCCGCTAGCGTAGTTCTCTGATCACTTTGGAATGGGCTACCTTTGTCATCAGATTCGCATGGAAATGTAAAGGGCTTACCTAAAGGAATTATCCACATAAGTATGTTAGAACCCATAAAGTCTTTTATATTGGCGAAGATTGTCTTCTTATCCCAGAAGGAGTGAAATTCCGACCTATCAAACTCTACCACAAACCGCAACCTGTTTGCTTCCGAGTAATAGCAAAATATCTTTCTTgttccaaattttttccttttgccATCTATGATTGCCTCCAAAGACGTCTTGTTTCGACTCATGTAAAAAATACTTGATCCCAACAAACTTGTGGTTAATAACCATCCAAGGATTGCAAATACTAAAGTTGTGATTAAATTTGCATTTAAGCGGGGGGTATGGCTATGGTTGAGTTGAGTAATAGTCCTTATGTAAACGCAGATAGGCACCCATATGATGAGTAAAAGAGCCGAAAAATAAGCAGCAAATTGGACGAAAAGTCTATAATTGTCTCTACCAATAACGGTACCTATCCACATGCAGTAATGATCAAACCGAGGAATGCAGTGTCCTAGCTCTGAAGAATGATGCGTTCGTTCCATTTTTAGACTTTGACATTGGCTGCACCATATTGGGTATCCGTGAGGATCAGACTGGTAACACCTTGGTGGGACCACGGCATCGTATTCCACCGAAGTATTTTGAGAAATGTCGCTGGTCTTCTCTTTAGAAGCTATAGGAAGGATCAAAAAGGGTGCTACGTGCGGTTGGGTACCTGGACCGACCCAGACAACTATTTGAAACCATATAAAAACCACGACCACGTCTAGGAAGCATACCGCGCATATAAGACCAACCGCAACAGATTTGTGATGAAGTTGTTTGTCGACCTGTTCGTAGCATAGCTTATGACAGTAAGCCCACGTACCGTAGCACAACAAACTCAGAACGATAATCGGTAAGACGAACCTAAACCATGATTTGCGCCCGATTCGAATATTCCATGATAAAGCCATCCATATACAACCGTGTAATATCTGCCGTGTCTTAATGGAAGGGCCTTCGCTAGGCTTTGAAAATGCTATAACAGACTGATATATACCTAATTAGTTGTTTTGTTTGGGTGCTGTGTTTTATTATCGCTATTTACAACATAAATGGTCGAAAAAAACCCAACTAAATGGTCTAAATTGGGCCGTTTCGCTCGTAAATTTGTTCTTAATTACTAATACTAAAGaagatataaaaagaagcaCACGTACAGGATAATACCCGTCATCAGCTCAGAAACTGTACTGCTGAAAGGTATCTGAGTTTGTTTCGTCTCAGAATTTTAATTactatatttttttggacGCCAACAAGTAAAGaagtgaaagaaaaatgctGATGGATGAGTATGAGGAAAACAAGGACATGTGTCCGATCTGTAAGACAGATAGATACCTTTCGCCTGATGTGAAGTTTTTGGTGAATCCTGAATGCTACCATAGAATCTGCGAGTCATGCGTTGATCGAATATTCAGCCTGGGTCCTGCCCAGTGTCCGTATAAAGGGTGTGACAAGATTCttagaaagaataaatttAAAACACAGATATTCGATGATGTAGAAGTTGAGAAAGAGGTCGACATCAGGAAGAGAGTGTTTAATGTGTTTAACAAAACTATCGATGACTTTAACGGTGACCTTGTGGAATATAACAAATATTTGGAAGAGGTGGAAGACATTATATACAAGCTAGATCATGGAATCGACGTGGCGAAGACGGAGGAGAAACTACGCACTTACGAGGAATTAAACAAGCAATTGATTATGAACAACTTAGAGAGAAACAGAACGGAGATAGAAAGTTTCGAACAGAgacaaaaatttgaaaaggagatgaaattgaagaagcgGTTATTAGAAAGACAAATTGAAGAGGAGGAAAGAATGAACAAAGAATGGacaaagaaggaaattgtCAATCGGTTGAGTACGACAACCCAGGACATCAATGAAACAATCGAAGGGGTTAAAAATACGGttaaattgaaaaaatcgtCCGctagaagaaaattggaagaacTAAACAGAGTGCTGAAAAACAATCCATATTTCAACTCAAATGTGAACGTACAGAACTCGAGGCTCAAAGATGCTGTACCCTTCACACCGTTTAACGGTGATAGAGAAACTCACCCAAGGTTTACGTTAAAGGGTTCAGTATACAACGACCCATTCATCAAAGATCTCGAACATAGGAAAGAATTCATTGCGTCTGGGTTTAACACTAATTATGCGTACGAAAGGGTCTTGACAGAGGCATTTATGGGCCTAGGATGTGTTATATCCGAGGAACTTTGAAATATAAGAAAGTGCACAACGTGGCATAAGTTATGTAATTAAGTACTTTCCATTTTCTATATACACGCATACATTCATTAACGATCTGTTTCAGTGTTGAGAAAAAGGCACGTACTGCCCTGGGTGGGCCACAACTTTGTTCTTTGTTCTAACCATAAACGAGCGTGTAATTAccgaaaaaggaaatttacACGTTAAATGAAACATAATAATCAGGAAAAACAGTGTAGGAAACCTAGAACGTtagtaataaaaatgaGAGTCTAGTGGTTGCAGAGAAATAAGtagaaaaatggaaaagagttttcatatataaaccattcgaaaagaaaacgatGAGTAGGATCTCAAACTGTTGCTCGGATAAAATCAAGAATAAGAACTACGTACCAAACAGACATGCAACCATCTACCGTCACCGCCGCTCCAAAAGATAAGACCAGCGCTGAAAAGAAGGACAACTACATTATCAAAGGTGTGTTCTGGGACCCAGCATGTGTCATTGCTTAGTTTCCGCACACAAAACTGTTATtctctcttcttcattttcccTTTCTGCTACACCAAGACATCATGTTAGTTCgtaatttttctttttaaacttaatataaaaataaatatccTAAATAACtataatataaaaacaCTTCGATACCCTTTCCCAGCTTTTATTATCGACAAAATTGCACATGCATtcacatatatatataggtACCGCCCACCGCCTACCGGGAAGCATATGTAAGCGTCTGCGCACCAGGATATCCCTTGCGGGACCTTGGATGTGGATGATGAGTGTAAACAGGTCCCATAAAACTGTCTCTGTGAGCAGATGAAGCCGTTTCGTCCCCTTCGATCTCTTCCTTATCGTGCTTCATCGTTTCTTCGTAAGAGGGCGGATCTACGGGAAGCGGAGTCGCTGTGTCCTTGCATGCATGTTTGTTCTTAGCGCT includes these proteins:
- the HEH2 gene encoding Heh2p (Inner nuclear membrane (INM) protein~similar to YDR458C); the protein is MDRKDLDPKTLKVSQLRRVLVENDVAFPANARKPVLVKLFEEKVRHRLQSSSETSNVKGIIQRTVKSEAKNADRKKTLKNKKLESSSGASKTVKVENVETNKRKRKQSSTENVATIQMKEEKSPKKKRKKRSSKASKPLESPPKSKSEGEATSVASSCELDTGGYRNKEDFSDEKLRTGEFTKPELPNLKVSNEFLAQLNKELASAATESYDHSIKSKNLSSIRIETEGPVGTSSEAETRNRSELIENTNVKAQPESKEVKEELIKTLQTSDDQDEQGSKKISSKINKPSPKGRTRHFIANKTKRGIDIMRPFLAHVFIWLWNAALFLSIILPILFGLWYREQRIRIGYCGHEKPMKPLAIPAFPQTERVDSLLQAYRPNCLKCPEHGICSSFMNVECEPGYELRSSILETYGIIPFSKYCVKDESKEKEVDELVWKVNEYLRKKNAKVECGEGENLFASGETETKLYDIFSQSRPSWESQREFKEHWENVLEILKNKDEIVWLPLDFETDEKRRHFEPNKTNYVYRSTSKKWVRLQCHLEGNIQEYVKKYGGPILITLGILFFIKKIQSTLDNYVQGEQIIEKLVKDATDKLKDVKKNKDEEPFLTTVQLRTILLSDISNIKEQNNLWTQTKEKIMKEQSDNIELYLLEENGEIMTCLEWKE
- the CMI8 gene encoding Cmi8p (similar to YDR461C); its protein translation is MDSSNSAKNKHACKDTATPLPVDPPSYEETMKHDKEEIEGDETASSAHRDSFMGPVYTHHPHPRSRKGYPGAQTLTYASR
- the PFA5 gene encoding palmitoyltransferase PFA5 (Palmitoyltransferase with autoacylation activity~similar to YDR459C): MALSWNIRIGRKSWFRFVLPIIVLSLLCYGTWAYCHKLCYEQVDKQLHHKSVAVGLICAVCFLDVVVVFIWFQIVVWVGPGTQPHVAPFLILPIASKEKTSDISQNTSVEYDAVVPPRCYQSDPHGYPIWCSQCQSLKMERTHHSSELGHCIPRFDHYCMWIGTVIGRDNYRLFVQFAAYFSALLLIIWVPICVYIRTITQLNHSHTPRLNANLITTLVFAILGWLLTTSLLGSSIFYMSRNKTSLEAIIDGKRKKFGTRKIFCYYSEANRLRFVVEFDRSEFHSFWDKKTIFANIKDFMGSNILMWIIPLGKPFTFPCESDDKGSPFQSDQRTTLAEILGPYEETLSDYTIQAIEDKISRGEYLATLRASGDDSGPVY
- the TFB3 gene encoding TFIIH/NER complex subunit TFB3 (Subunit of TFIIH and nucleotide excision repair factor 3 complexes~similar to YDR460W), with amino-acid sequence MLMDEYEENKDMCPICKTDRYLSPDVKFLVNPECYHRICESCVDRIFSLGPAQCPYKGCDKILRKNKFKTQIFDDVEVEKEVDIRKRVFNVFNKTIDDFNGDLVEYNKYLEEVEDIIYKLDHGIDVAKTEEKLRTYEELNKQLIMNNLERNRTEIESFEQRQKFEKEMKLKKRLLERQIEEEERMNKEWTKKEIVNRLSTTTQDINETIEGVKNTVKLKKSSARRKLEELNRVLKNNPYFNSNVNVQNSRLKDAVPFTPFNGDRETHPRFTLKGSVYNDPFIKDLEHRKEFIASGFNTNYAYERVLTEAFMGLGCVISEEL